A stretch of Leucobacter aridicollis DNA encodes these proteins:
- a CDS encoding DUF2853 family protein, whose protein sequence is MSALEDIQKYAPGASPAVVAEMERAYALALQDPDARLVSYSDPAELALVRENFVKGKLGVTQSDAAIDEAIATVGDQIPGHKQRLTVYYLLAAHYGKLSVFGG, encoded by the coding sequence ATGAGCGCGCTCGAAGACATTCAGAAATACGCCCCCGGTGCGAGCCCCGCAGTGGTCGCTGAGATGGAGCGGGCGTACGCGCTCGCACTGCAGGACCCCGACGCCCGGCTGGTCTCATATAGCGACCCGGCCGAGCTCGCGCTGGTGCGCGAGAACTTCGTGAAGGGCAAGCTCGGCGTGACCCAGTCCGACGCAGCCATCGACGAGGCAATTGCGACCGTCGGCGATCAGATTCCCGGCCACAAGCAGCGGCTCACCGTCTACTACCTGCTCGCCGCGCACTACGGCAAGCTCAGCGTCTTCGGGGGCTAG
- a CDS encoding AEC family transporter translates to MLDALTGFVVVGFAIFIGWVLGKTGVLDVASRAVLAKLVYWVLSPALLFVVLSKADVDALFSSLLPVSAIAAVAVILIYAVAARLVWRRPASEALIGALSAGQVNANNIGIPLSLYILGSAAYPAPVVLFQLLVLTPVSLSILEASAGGRFRLGAVARALVSPIIVGSALGVLVSVLGVDLPEVVFAPIELIANACVPVLLISYGVSLHGQRVLGAGGQRGEVILASALKLLVMPALAWFVAAIVFGLGSQETLVVVVLAALPTAQNVFNYAQRFGVGENVARDTVFITTLGCIPILVLATVLLG, encoded by the coding sequence ATGCTCGACGCACTGACAGGCTTTGTCGTCGTCGGGTTTGCGATCTTCATCGGCTGGGTGCTCGGGAAGACGGGTGTCCTCGACGTGGCCTCCCGGGCGGTGCTCGCGAAGCTTGTCTACTGGGTGCTCTCGCCCGCGCTCCTCTTCGTCGTGCTCTCGAAGGCCGACGTGGACGCGCTGTTCTCCTCGCTGCTCCCAGTCTCGGCGATTGCGGCAGTCGCCGTGATCCTGATCTATGCGGTCGCCGCCCGGCTCGTGTGGCGCCGGCCCGCGAGCGAGGCACTGATTGGGGCGCTGTCGGCCGGGCAGGTGAACGCGAACAACATCGGCATTCCGCTCTCGCTGTACATTCTGGGGAGCGCCGCCTACCCCGCGCCCGTCGTGCTGTTCCAGCTGCTCGTGCTGACGCCTGTCTCGCTGTCGATCCTGGAGGCCTCGGCGGGCGGCCGGTTCAGGCTGGGCGCGGTCGCACGCGCGCTGGTGAGCCCGATCATTGTCGGCTCGGCGCTCGGGGTGCTCGTCTCGGTGCTCGGCGTCGACCTGCCCGAGGTGGTGTTCGCGCCGATCGAGCTCATCGCGAATGCGTGTGTGCCGGTGCTGCTCATCAGCTACGGAGTCTCGCTTCACGGGCAGCGGGTGCTCGGTGCGGGCGGGCAGCGCGGCGAGGTCATCCTCGCGAGCGCGCTGAAGCTGCTCGTCATGCCGGCGCTCGCGTGGTTCGTCGCCGCCATCGTGTTCGGGCTCGGGTCGCAGGAAACGCTCGTCGTCGTGGTGCTGGCCGCGCTGCCGACGGCTCAGAACGTCTTCAACTATGCGCAGCGGTTTGGCGTCGGCGAGAACGTGGCGCGAGACACCGTATTCATTACGACGCTCGGCTGCATTCCCATCCTCGTGCTTGCGACAGTGTTGCTCGGGTAG
- a CDS encoding sulfurtransferase has product MSDPTDGARRSDLLITPAELHDLLASEAGPGEGPRTRILDVRWTLAQPSGHSDYLTGHIPGAMYVDLESELSAHGAATLGRHPLPGGEALTHSARRWGLHPEDSVVAYDGGGNLASARLWWLLRDAGFERVRLLDGALPAWVAAGFELETAEPTPAPGTVILTPGHLPTLALEEVERFAREHTLVDVRAPERYRGDVEPMDPVAGHIPGALNLPTAENVTEDGRFLSSDALRAKFGRAAEPGSPVGFSCGSGITASHALFAFALAGGEGVLFPGSWSQWSNTPELPVATGATP; this is encoded by the coding sequence ATGAGCGATCCCACCGATGGAGCACGACGGTCCGACCTTCTCATCACCCCGGCAGAGCTCCACGACCTCCTCGCATCAGAGGCGGGCCCCGGGGAGGGACCGCGCACGCGCATCCTCGACGTGCGGTGGACGCTTGCCCAGCCCTCCGGTCACAGCGACTATCTCACCGGCCACATCCCCGGTGCGATGTACGTGGACCTCGAATCCGAACTCTCCGCGCACGGCGCCGCGACGCTCGGCCGGCATCCGCTGCCCGGCGGCGAGGCGCTAACCCACTCGGCCCGCCGCTGGGGCCTTCACCCGGAGGATTCGGTGGTTGCGTACGACGGTGGCGGCAACCTCGCCTCTGCGCGACTGTGGTGGCTGCTACGCGACGCGGGCTTCGAGCGCGTGCGCCTCCTCGACGGCGCCCTGCCAGCGTGGGTCGCGGCCGGATTTGAGCTCGAGACCGCGGAGCCGACCCCTGCGCCGGGCACCGTGATCCTGACCCCGGGGCACCTGCCGACGCTCGCCCTCGAGGAGGTCGAGCGGTTTGCGCGCGAGCACACGCTCGTCGACGTGCGCGCCCCCGAGCGGTACCGGGGTGACGTCGAACCGATGGACCCCGTGGCGGGCCACATTCCCGGCGCGCTGAACCTCCCCACCGCAGAGAACGTGACCGAAGACGGCAGGTTCCTTTCCAGCGACGCGCTGCGCGCGAAGTTCGGCCGAGCTGCGGAGCCAGGATCCCCCGTCGGGTTCTCGTGCGGGTCCGGCATCACCGCGAGCCACGCGCTCTTCGCGTTCGCGCTCGCCGGGGGCGAGGGCGTACTGTTCCCGGGATCGTGGTCGCAGTGGTCGAACACCCCCGAGCTCCCGGTCGCCACCGGCGCGACACCGTAG
- a CDS encoding MarR family winged helix-turn-helix transcriptional regulator has translation MTEPQTHQPTPEHGALALDLVRSAARFTRSSSRIPGVTYSSIAWRVLADLERDGASRITELAQTQRVTQPTMTTLVQRLEGEGWVVRAPDARDGRATLVSVTDAGVSALAAYREGAAALVTPVLTRLSDADRAVLARAAELMLHIADEV, from the coding sequence GTGACCGAACCGCAGACCCACCAGCCGACGCCCGAACACGGGGCGCTCGCGCTCGATCTCGTCCGCTCCGCTGCGCGCTTCACGCGCTCGTCCAGCAGGATCCCGGGCGTCACCTACTCGTCGATTGCCTGGCGCGTCCTCGCCGACCTCGAGCGGGATGGCGCGTCGCGGATCACCGAGCTCGCGCAGACGCAGCGCGTCACCCAGCCCACCATGACCACGCTCGTGCAGCGGCTCGAGGGCGAAGGATGGGTCGTGCGTGCGCCCGATGCGCGCGACGGGCGCGCAACCCTCGTCAGCGTCACGGACGCGGGCGTGAGCGCGCTCGCCGCCTACCGGGAGGGCGCAGCGGCGCTCGTTACCCCGGTGCTGACGCGCCTCAGCGACGCCGACCGCGCGGTCCTCGCGCGGGCTGCCGAGCTGATGCTCCACATCGCCGACGAGGTGTAG
- a CDS encoding MFS transporter produces MLTNTTEPRPSLFRQPTAVWAIAFACAISFMGIGLVDPILPKISAALDATPSETMLLFTSYLFVTGIAMFFTSWVSGRIGVKWTLIAGLTLIVVFAGLAGLAGSVDAIIGFRAGWGLGNALFLSTALAAIVGAASGGSRQAIVLYEAALGIGMAIGPLVGGALGEISWRGPFFGTAILMAIALVAILVLLRFPKQSAAERAAARAAAPSVTASFRALRHPALLALSLVAVCYNFGFFTLLAYSPYPVEAAAQAAGMEFGAHELGLVFFGWGLALALTSVVVAPVLTRRLGLRPVLFATLALFAVCLGLLGVFVASLPALVSLVIVSGLLLGVMNTALTEAVMEATDLPRSVASSTYSGVRFIGGAIAPAIAGPVAAALGVPVPYWMGAAAVVVAILVLALMGKHLAHIGAERGANEPQPELAEAQAIGAGDAS; encoded by the coding sequence ATCCTTACGAATACCACCGAGCCCCGACCCTCGCTCTTCCGGCAGCCAACGGCCGTCTGGGCGATCGCCTTCGCCTGCGCCATCTCCTTCATGGGGATCGGCCTCGTCGATCCAATCCTCCCCAAGATCAGTGCCGCGCTCGACGCCACCCCGAGCGAGACCATGCTGCTCTTCACGAGCTACCTGTTTGTCACCGGCATCGCGATGTTCTTCACGAGCTGGGTCTCAGGGCGGATCGGCGTGAAGTGGACGCTCATCGCAGGGCTCACGCTCATTGTCGTGTTCGCTGGACTCGCTGGCCTCGCAGGATCGGTCGATGCGATCATCGGGTTCCGGGCAGGATGGGGCCTCGGCAACGCGCTCTTCCTCTCGACCGCGCTCGCCGCAATTGTCGGAGCAGCGTCGGGCGGATCGCGTCAGGCGATCGTGCTGTATGAGGCCGCGCTCGGCATCGGCATGGCGATCGGCCCGCTCGTCGGCGGTGCGCTGGGCGAGATCTCGTGGCGTGGGCCGTTCTTTGGTACGGCGATCCTGATGGCGATCGCGCTCGTCGCGATCCTCGTACTGCTGCGATTCCCCAAGCAGAGCGCGGCCGAGCGGGCGGCTGCGCGGGCGGCGGCGCCCTCGGTGACCGCGAGCTTCCGCGCGCTCCGCCACCCGGCGCTGCTCGCACTGTCACTCGTCGCCGTCTGCTATAACTTCGGCTTCTTCACGCTGCTCGCATACAGCCCCTATCCCGTCGAGGCCGCAGCGCAGGCGGCAGGGATGGAGTTCGGGGCGCACGAACTCGGACTCGTGTTCTTTGGCTGGGGTCTTGCGCTCGCTCTGACCTCCGTGGTCGTCGCGCCCGTGCTCACGCGCAGGCTCGGCCTTCGCCCCGTGCTGTTTGCGACGCTCGCGCTGTTCGCGGTCTGCCTTGGTCTGCTGGGCGTGTTCGTTGCGTCCCTGCCAGCACTGGTCTCGCTCGTGATCGTCAGCGGGCTGTTGCTCGGCGTGATGAATACCGCGCTGACGGAGGCAGTGATGGAAGCGACGGATCTGCCGCGGAGCGTCGCCTCGTCAACCTACTCGGGCGTGCGCTTCATCGGCGGCGCGATCGCCCCGGCGATCGCGGGGCCGGTTGCCGCGGCGCTCGGCGTACCCGTCCCGTACTGGATGGGCGCTGCCGCGGTCGTCGTTGCGATCCTCGTGCTCGCGCTGATGGGGAAGCACCTTGCACACATCGGGGCCGAGCGCGGCGCGAACGAGCCACAGCCTGAGCTTGCCGAGGCGCAGGCGATCGGCGCTGGTGACGCGAGCTAG
- a CDS encoding apolipoprotein A1/A4/E family protein, producing the protein MQYLDALASLLGIALAAATLGGLMAQGFRRLERRIGSRLDGAIAGLDAKLTSQMVTLYVKLTGQIDALDVKLTGMFDGLEVKLTGMVDGLDVKLTGQIDALDAKLTGRIEVLDATLTGRIDALDAKLTSRIDALDEEFTLRTSALDDTLTARITTLDTKRTIGTDALDVKLTGRIDALDARFATRFDGLEIRLDAVDARLEKLDDRVYVLAARLGQTLEDHASANTQAAP; encoded by the coding sequence GTGCAGTATCTCGACGCGCTCGCAAGCCTGCTCGGCATCGCCCTCGCCGCCGCGACCCTCGGCGGGCTCATGGCGCAAGGCTTCCGCCGCCTGGAACGGCGGATCGGGTCGCGGCTTGACGGGGCCATAGCAGGCCTCGACGCGAAGCTGACGAGCCAGATGGTCACGCTCTACGTAAAGCTCACGGGCCAGATCGACGCGCTCGACGTGAAGCTCACCGGCATGTTCGACGGGCTCGAGGTGAAGCTCACCGGCATGGTCGACGGGCTCGACGTGAAACTCACAGGCCAGATCGACGCACTCGATGCCAAGCTCACCGGCAGGATCGAGGTGCTCGACGCGACACTCACCGGCAGGATCGACGCACTCGACGCCAAACTCACCAGCAGAATTGATGCCCTCGACGAAGAGTTCACCTTACGAACCAGCGCGCTCGACGACACACTCACTGCACGAATCACCACGCTTGACACGAAGCGCACCATCGGGACCGACGCACTCGACGTCAAGCTCACCGGCAGGATCGACGCACTTGATGCCAGATTCGCGACGCGGTTCGACGGGCTCGAGATTCGTCTCGACGCCGTCGACGCGCGCCTGGAGAAGCTCGATGACCGCGTGTATGTGCTCGCTGCCCGGCTGGGGCAGACCCTCGAAGACCACGCGTCAGCGAACACGCAGGCCGCTCCCTAA
- a CDS encoding CE1759 family FMN reductase — protein sequence MADTKQLVIVNAGTSDPSTTRLLADRATTKTLAEAERRGIAMEARVIDLRPLAGDITAALTTQLVSAELERASEILRDADAIIAATPVYKAAASGLFTSFFQVLDNDLLIGTPVLLAATAGSPRHSLVVDDQLRGFFSYLRTVTAPTSLVSSPEDWNSSEFGKRVDRAATELMALVAGGFRENARGEGWEAYQHSYGSAGGTELGINLDSDLMRLAAGGR from the coding sequence ATGGCAGACACCAAGCAGCTCGTCATCGTTAACGCTGGCACAAGCGACCCCTCGACCACCCGGCTCCTCGCCGACAGGGCAACCACCAAGACGCTCGCTGAAGCAGAGCGACGCGGCATCGCGATGGAGGCTCGCGTCATCGACCTCCGACCGCTCGCGGGCGACATCACCGCTGCGCTCACGACGCAGCTCGTCTCGGCAGAGCTTGAGCGAGCCAGCGAGATTCTGCGCGACGCCGACGCGATCATCGCCGCAACTCCGGTATACAAGGCAGCGGCGAGCGGGCTGTTCACCTCGTTCTTCCAGGTGCTCGACAACGACCTGCTCATCGGCACGCCCGTGCTGCTGGCGGCGACCGCGGGCAGCCCCCGCCACTCGCTCGTCGTCGACGATCAGCTCCGCGGATTCTTCTCCTACCTGCGCACCGTCACGGCCCCGACCTCGCTCGTCAGCTCGCCCGAGGACTGGAACAGCAGCGAGTTCGGCAAGCGCGTCGACCGCGCGGCGACCGAACTTATGGCGCTCGTCGCGGGTGGGTTCCGTGAGAATGCGCGCGGTGAGGGCTGGGAGGCGTACCAGCACTCATACGGCAGCGCTGGCGGGACAGAGCTCGGCATCAACCTCGACTCCGATCTCATGCGGCTGGCGGCTGGCGGGCGCTAA
- a CDS encoding MarR family winged helix-turn-helix transcriptional regulator: MSSHRTDIRLANEAWESLMTAHARLSSDFSAKPIWGEASMREYDVLYTLVKRGEAMRLCDLQEEVLLSQPALSRMVDRLATRGLVVRKPDPEDGRAKLIEISEEGARVQREVGRAHGRDIGQAMRALSPDELRELQRLTQKLIASRST; this comes from the coding sequence GTGAGCAGTCATCGAACCGATATCCGGCTCGCCAACGAGGCCTGGGAGTCGCTCATGACCGCGCACGCGCGCCTCTCAAGCGACTTCAGCGCCAAGCCCATCTGGGGCGAGGCAAGCATGCGCGAGTACGACGTGCTGTACACGCTCGTCAAGCGCGGCGAGGCGATGCGCCTGTGTGACCTTCAGGAAGAGGTGCTGCTCAGCCAGCCCGCCCTGTCACGGATGGTGGATCGCCTCGCAACTCGCGGGCTCGTCGTGCGCAAGCCGGACCCCGAGGACGGGCGGGCGAAGCTCATCGAGATCAGCGAAGAGGGCGCGCGGGTGCAACGCGAGGTTGGGCGCGCCCACGGGCGCGACATCGGCCAGGCCATGCGCGCGCTCTCCCCCGACGAGCTCCGCGAGCTCCAGCGCCTCACTCAGAAACTCATCGCGTCGCGCTCGACCTAG
- a CDS encoding CE1758 family FMN-dependent luciferase-like monooxygenase, translating into MEFGIFSVSDVTRDPVTGDTPSEAARIKGLATIATHAEEVGFDVFAVGEHHNPPFFSSSPTTFLAYLAAQTKTLKLSTSTTLITTNDPVRIAEEYAMLQHLADGRMDLMLGRGNTAPVYPWFGKDIRSALPLALENYNLLHRLWREDVVDYEGNFRTPLQGFTSTPRPLHDVPPFVWHGSIRTPEIAEQAAFHGDGFFSNHIFAPSAHSLRLVNFYRQRYEHYGHGKAKQAIVGLGGQAYVAKNSQDALRDFRPYFNEAPVYGHGPSLEDFMHQTPLSVGSPQEIIDKTLSFREMFGDYQRQMFLVDHAGLPTDTVLKQLDLLGSEVLPVLRAELAKLRDPEVPEAPSHADLVKAKYGDAEPREPRPNPNRGDNVTGGSPYQDSPAKAGSAFGL; encoded by the coding sequence ATGGAATTCGGGATCTTTTCCGTCTCTGACGTCACCCGCGACCCAGTCACGGGAGACACCCCGAGCGAGGCCGCACGCATCAAGGGCCTCGCGACAATCGCGACGCACGCGGAGGAGGTCGGATTCGACGTCTTCGCGGTCGGCGAGCACCATAACCCGCCGTTCTTCTCGTCAAGCCCCACGACATTCCTCGCCTACCTCGCGGCGCAGACCAAGACGCTGAAGCTCTCCACGAGCACGACGCTCATCACCACGAACGACCCCGTGCGCATCGCCGAGGAGTACGCGATGCTGCAGCACCTCGCCGACGGCCGCATGGACCTCATGCTCGGCCGCGGCAACACCGCACCCGTGTACCCGTGGTTCGGCAAGGACATCCGCTCCGCGCTGCCGCTTGCACTCGAGAACTACAACCTGCTGCACCGCCTCTGGCGCGAAGACGTCGTCGACTACGAGGGCAACTTCCGCACGCCGCTGCAGGGCTTCACCTCGACCCCCCGGCCGCTGCATGACGTCCCGCCCTTCGTTTGGCACGGTTCGATCCGGACCCCGGAGATTGCCGAGCAGGCCGCGTTCCACGGCGACGGCTTCTTCTCGAACCACATCTTCGCACCGTCCGCGCACTCGCTCCGCCTCGTGAACTTCTACCGTCAGCGCTACGAGCACTACGGACACGGCAAGGCGAAGCAGGCGATCGTCGGCCTCGGTGGCCAGGCATACGTCGCGAAGAACTCGCAAGACGCGCTCCGCGACTTCCGTCCGTACTTCAACGAGGCGCCCGTCTACGGCCACGGCCCGTCGCTCGAGGACTTCATGCACCAGACGCCGCTGAGCGTCGGTAGCCCGCAGGAGATCATCGACAAGACACTGTCCTTCCGCGAGATGTTCGGCGACTACCAGCGCCAGATGTTCCTCGTCGACCACGCCGGCCTCCCGACCGACACCGTGCTCAAGCAGCTCGATCTGCTCGGCTCGGAGGTGCTGCCGGTGCTGCGCGCCGAGCTCGCGAAGCTCCGCGACCCCGAGGTTCCCGAGGCTCCGTCACATGCGGATCTCGTCAAGGCCAAGTACGGTGATGCTGAGCCCCGCGAACCCCGCCCGAACCCGAACCGCGGCGACAACGTCACCGGCGGCTCGCCCTACCAGGACAGCCCGGCAAAGGCCGGCTCTGCCTTCGGCCTGTAG
- a CDS encoding exodeoxyribonuclease III, protein MRIATWNVNSIRTRFGRVVDWLQREDIDVLAMQEIKCRPDQFPVEAFEQAGYHLEINGLNQWNGVAFASRHEMTDVAHGFDGMPGFGKPIKGQEGVQGTGPNGLPLEARALGVTVGDLRLWSLYVPNGRSLDDPHLEYKLEWLAALRSNTEAWLDEDPDLPLALMGDWNIAPLDADMGDPSFVQGRSTHVSPAERAAFESFAPFVSDVVRPIVPEGFTFWDYKAGRFPKNEGMRIDFIMGSQAFADTVTGASIHRDERRGDAPSDHVPVVADIDPSLLGGTFEDDYDRPMVF, encoded by the coding sequence ATGCGCATCGCTACCTGGAACGTGAACTCGATCCGCACTCGATTCGGCAGGGTCGTCGACTGGCTCCAGCGCGAGGATATCGATGTCCTCGCCATGCAGGAGATCAAGTGCCGCCCCGACCAGTTCCCCGTCGAGGCGTTCGAACAGGCGGGCTACCACCTCGAGATCAACGGCCTGAACCAGTGGAACGGCGTCGCGTTTGCGAGCCGCCACGAGATGACCGACGTCGCGCACGGCTTCGACGGCATGCCCGGCTTCGGCAAGCCGATCAAGGGGCAGGAGGGCGTCCAGGGCACCGGGCCGAACGGCCTGCCGCTCGAGGCCCGCGCGCTCGGCGTCACGGTGGGTGATCTGCGGCTCTGGAGCCTCTACGTGCCCAACGGCCGCTCGCTCGACGATCCGCACCTCGAGTACAAGCTCGAGTGGCTCGCCGCGCTTCGAAGCAACACCGAGGCGTGGCTCGACGAGGATCCTGATCTCCCGCTCGCACTCATGGGCGACTGGAATATCGCCCCGCTCGACGCCGACATGGGCGACCCGAGCTTCGTGCAGGGCCGCTCGACGCACGTCTCGCCCGCTGAGCGCGCCGCGTTTGAGTCGTTCGCGCCGTTCGTGAGCGACGTCGTCCGTCCGATCGTGCCCGAGGGCTTCACGTTCTGGGACTACAAGGCCGGCCGCTTCCCGAAGAACGAGGGAATGCGCATCGACTTCATCATGGGCTCGCAGGCGTTCGCCGACACCGTGACCGGCGCGAGTATTCACCGCGACGAGCGCCGGGGCGACGCCCCGAGCGACCATGTTCCCGTCGTTGCAGACATCGATCCGAGCCTGCTCGGCGGCACCTTCGAGGACGATTACGACCGCCCGATGGTGTTCTAG
- a CDS encoding TetR/AcrR family transcriptional regulator — MAWDTEQTRRQLLDAGATLFARHGFAGTTMDAIGRESGVNKERVYSYFGSKSGFFAAVLDDQLTNLLDGLPVAGSGPGAVGDYALALFDRLEARPGLARLLAWESLELTEAVALDCRALSCHDLAAGLEAALPTSDLAQAEQLLLSIVTLVVGWWTLSRVADTILTGDTTPETRRATLRADAEALAAARRAPQHPSPASQAQPS; from the coding sequence ATGGCCTGGGACACCGAGCAGACACGCCGACAACTCCTCGATGCCGGCGCGACCCTCTTCGCGCGACACGGCTTCGCAGGGACGACGATGGATGCGATCGGGCGCGAGTCAGGCGTGAACAAGGAGCGCGTGTACTCCTACTTCGGCTCGAAGAGCGGGTTCTTCGCGGCGGTCCTCGACGACCAGCTCACCAACCTGCTCGACGGCCTCCCGGTCGCGGGATCCGGGCCGGGGGCGGTCGGGGACTACGCGCTCGCACTCTTCGACAGGCTTGAAGCGCGCCCAGGGCTCGCGCGACTGCTCGCCTGGGAGAGCCTTGAACTCACCGAGGCCGTGGCCCTCGACTGCCGCGCGCTGAGCTGCCACGACCTCGCCGCCGGGCTCGAGGCGGCTCTCCCCACCTCCGACCTCGCGCAGGCCGAGCAGCTCCTCCTCTCCATCGTGACGCTCGTCGTCGGGTGGTGGACCCTGTCCCGTGTGGCCGACACGATCCTCACCGGCGACACCACCCCCGAGACCCGCCGAGCCACGCTGCGGGCAGATGCCGAAGCACTCGCGGCGGCACGGCGCGCACCGCAGCACCCCTCACCCGCCAGCCAGGCACAACCCAGCTAG
- a CDS encoding NAD-dependent epimerase/dehydratase family protein translates to MRALVLGGTGAVGAAVAGALEARGHEAVRGSRRASAVPGGVQLDLTSAAGRERMREVAGDCDVVIDASGREDPALARDLTGVPTVDTSANTAYLAELRAAAGAATLVLGAGIAPGASTILASATEPRPGDDIDISVLLGTGEVHGPAAVEWTAALAGTEVYRAPEGAPVLNYRERRRILIDGRPRTHLRTDFPDHLLLDGTGARIRSYLTLGSPVATAGLALVGAVPALRGILAAAPHWGDDRWRVAATNRRTGVTLAASGSGQSRATGELAALAAIRAAERSHLGPVTMADLFGLEMFDEAASVTARN, encoded by the coding sequence GTGAGGGCGCTCGTGCTTGGCGGCACCGGGGCCGTCGGTGCAGCCGTGGCGGGCGCGCTTGAAGCGCGGGGACACGAGGCGGTGCGTGGCAGCCGCCGGGCGTCCGCCGTTCCAGGCGGGGTGCAGCTCGACCTGACGAGCGCGGCCGGGCGCGAGCGGATGCGGGAAGTCGCCGGCGACTGCGACGTCGTGATCGACGCCTCGGGCCGTGAGGATCCGGCGCTCGCGCGCGACCTCACGGGGGTGCCCACCGTCGACACGTCAGCCAACACTGCCTACCTCGCCGAGCTGCGCGCGGCGGCGGGGGCCGCGACGCTCGTGCTTGGAGCAGGGATCGCGCCGGGAGCGAGCACCATTCTCGCCTCGGCGACCGAGCCGCGGCCTGGTGACGACATCGACATCTCGGTGCTGCTCGGCACAGGCGAGGTGCACGGGCCAGCGGCCGTCGAATGGACGGCGGCGCTCGCCGGGACTGAGGTGTATCGGGCCCCGGAGGGCGCGCCGGTGCTGAACTACCGCGAGCGGCGCCGGATCCTGATCGACGGCAGACCGCGAACGCACCTGCGCACCGACTTTCCCGACCACCTACTGCTCGACGGCACTGGCGCGCGCATCCGCAGCTATCTCACGCTCGGAAGCCCGGTCGCGACCGCGGGCCTCGCACTCGTCGGCGCGGTGCCAGCGCTGCGCGGGATCCTCGCCGCCGCACCGCACTGGGGCGACGACAGGTGGCGCGTGGCCGCGACAAACAGGCGCACCGGAGTCACGCTCGCGGCCTCAGGTTCCGGCCAGTCGCGCGCAACGGGTGAGCTCGCCGCGCTCGCCGCAATCCGAGCGGCCGAGCGCTCCCACCTTGGTCCGGTCACGATGGCGGATCTGTTCGGCCTCGAGATGTTCGACGAGGCGGCGAGCGTTACCGCTCGGAACTGA
- a CDS encoding PucR family transcriptional regulator — MVTTESAHSQASARPAPPWFLLQISARRERLVARVVEEIVANEAVYREHRVGAELYEIVEANVTALLAELCGGPESAAPAQWAGRAKAENGISMASLLHAYRLAGLAVLSDIREVTAGTNDTDAVFGAVSELWQILDRYSMLAVDAYREVVDAKERRSGQSSRLHLLALLSGTAHPADSEQLLGLPTPGWYTVLVAALGGSGYDATPDAGITTRGATAVWTFDAGMHTGIVGARTREGLEAALDEIAAHAVTRTGASRPFERLAEAPLGAVEARRAMRCLAPDSRELSRYGDLPLELAISAGPDVAQQLTASVLGGVLALGEAGARPLLATLEAWVAAGGSTADAARLLHCHRNTVLYRMQRITELTGRRLTHPAESAELVVALRALRLQGDTASAEAAPFSSER; from the coding sequence ATGGTCACAACGGAGTCCGCGCACAGCCAGGCGTCAGCGCGCCCCGCGCCGCCGTGGTTCCTGCTGCAGATTTCCGCGAGACGTGAACGCCTCGTCGCGCGTGTTGTCGAGGAGATCGTGGCGAACGAGGCGGTGTACCGCGAGCACCGCGTCGGCGCGGAGCTCTACGAGATCGTCGAGGCGAACGTCACCGCACTACTCGCGGAGTTGTGCGGCGGCCCAGAGTCCGCGGCGCCCGCGCAGTGGGCGGGGCGCGCCAAAGCGGAGAACGGCATCTCCATGGCGAGCCTGCTCCACGCCTACCGGCTGGCTGGGCTCGCGGTGCTCAGCGACATCCGTGAGGTGACTGCGGGCACGAACGACACCGACGCCGTGTTCGGCGCCGTCTCGGAGCTCTGGCAGATCCTCGACAGGTACTCGATGCTCGCAGTGGACGCGTACCGCGAGGTCGTCGACGCAAAGGAACGCCGGAGCGGCCAGTCGAGCCGGCTGCACCTGCTCGCCCTCCTCTCCGGGACCGCGCACCCGGCCGACTCGGAGCAGCTCCTCGGGCTCCCGACGCCCGGCTGGTACACGGTGCTCGTCGCCGCGCTCGGCGGTTCGGGATACGACGCCACGCCCGATGCGGGGATCACAACCCGCGGCGCGACGGCCGTCTGGACGTTCGACGCGGGGATGCACACCGGCATCGTTGGCGCGCGCACCCGCGAGGGGCTCGAGGCGGCCCTCGACGAAATTGCCGCACACGCGGTCACGCGCACAGGCGCGAGCCGCCCATTCGAGCGGCTCGCCGAGGCGCCACTCGGGGCGGTCGAGGCCCGGCGCGCGATGCGGTGCCTGGCGCCGGATTCGCGCGAGCTGAGCCGCTACGGCGACCTGCCCCTTGAGCTCGCAATCTCGGCGGGGCCGGATGTCGCGCAGCAGCTCACCGCGTCCGTGCTCGGCGGCGTGCTCGCGCTCGGCGAGGCCGGAGCCCGCCCGCTCCTCGCGACCCTCGAGGCGTGGGTTGCTGCGGGCGGCTCGACCGCCGACGCCGCACGCCTGCTCCATTGCCACCGCAATACCGTGCTCTACCGCATGCAGCGCATCACGGAGCTCACCGGTCGGCGGCTGACGCATCCGGCCGAATCGGCAGAGCTCGTCGTCGCCCTGCGCGCGCTCAGGCTGCAGGGCGACACCGCGTCCGCGGAGGCGGCTCCGTTCAGTTCCGAGCGGTAA